One genomic segment of Luteimonas galliterrae includes these proteins:
- a CDS encoding response regulator transcription factor: MSDRIAAAMRSSIQRWELVRKVEGISANRPSELECVLVVEDDAELRDEILLPGLRRFGFEPVGVGSAIELYKWLMNNSCALIVLDVGLPDDDGFAVAKHLRETTSAGIIMLTGRDSQSDHIRGLTEGADAYFTKPLDVELLASALHSLSRRMSTKSQLPAASAPAERWRIEADGWRLVAPNGNVIALSQAERAVMRKLEAADKPVSREELVTELDKLIEDFDPGRLDMLIHRLRRKAETKAGRELPLSAVRKTGYMLSF; this comes from the coding sequence ATGTCCGATCGCATCGCAGCCGCGATGCGGTCTTCAATCCAGCGCTGGGAGCTAGTGCGGAAAGTGGAAGGCATTTCTGCGAATAGGCCATCGGAGCTCGAATGCGTTCTCGTCGTCGAAGACGACGCGGAGTTGCGCGACGAAATACTGTTGCCGGGCTTGCGGCGTTTCGGCTTCGAGCCCGTCGGCGTAGGCAGCGCCATCGAGCTCTACAAATGGCTGATGAACAATTCTTGCGCGCTGATCGTGCTGGATGTGGGGCTCCCGGACGACGACGGCTTCGCTGTCGCCAAGCATCTGCGCGAGACTACGAGCGCGGGAATCATCATGCTGACCGGCCGCGATTCCCAATCCGATCACATCCGCGGGTTGACCGAAGGCGCCGACGCCTACTTCACCAAGCCCCTGGATGTCGAGTTGCTGGCTAGCGCCTTGCACAGCCTGTCGCGCAGGATGTCGACCAAGTCCCAGCTTCCCGCGGCATCGGCCCCGGCCGAACGATGGCGGATCGAAGCCGACGGCTGGCGGTTGGTCGCGCCCAATGGCAACGTGATCGCGCTGTCGCAGGCCGAGCGGGCGGTCATGCGGAAACTCGAAGCCGCCGACAAACCCGTTTCGAGAGAAGAGCTCGTTACCGAGTTGGACAAGCTCATCGAAGATTTCGACCCTGGCCGCCTGGACATGCTGATCCACCGACTCAGGCGAAAGGCGGAAACCAAGGCGGGCCGCGAATTGCCGCTTTCGGCCGTGCGCAAGACGGGCTATATGCTCTCGTTCTGA
- a CDS encoding sensor histidine kinase: MLADDVSHSDGSRVMELRGYPRLIAILLITASVLFIGASYWQYGLKAQAFLQLSHMIPLLFAGLMLGRPAVWLTAAASVGAILIGAAADFRSAAAGWSENLTNLTQPALACLLIALILDRLIAKSDHGRQRSLDLDLVCDELEAEIRAKEQKQAQLIHSQKMDALGQLAGGIAHDFNNLLSVILGYSTDPMNVVSPRQAADNLGKIEKAARRGSEVIRRLLSLSRSPGLAVTFEAGAVLNELAPLVRSLFNKRTRVLLDLPDRPFLVRMDRHEFELAILNIAGNARDAMPEDGTFKLAIDRQGTRVTVRLTDTGHGMAPEVSARIFEPFYTTKPEGIGTGIGMAVVYQSITEAGGTVKVESSAADGTTILIDLPDAGQETHPTPATISGRPSFSR, from the coding sequence ATGCTGGCTGACGACGTTTCCCATTCGGACGGATCGAGGGTTATGGAGCTTCGTGGCTATCCACGCCTGATCGCGATCCTTCTGATCACGGCGAGCGTATTGTTCATCGGCGCCAGTTATTGGCAGTACGGGCTCAAAGCCCAGGCGTTCTTGCAACTGAGCCACATGATTCCGCTGCTTTTCGCCGGCCTGATGCTGGGCAGGCCAGCGGTCTGGCTGACGGCGGCGGCGAGCGTTGGCGCGATCCTGATCGGCGCGGCGGCCGATTTCCGCAGCGCCGCAGCGGGCTGGAGCGAAAACCTGACCAACCTGACCCAGCCCGCATTGGCCTGCCTGCTCATTGCGCTGATCCTGGATCGCCTGATCGCCAAATCCGACCATGGCCGCCAGCGCAGCCTGGACCTGGACTTGGTCTGCGACGAACTGGAAGCGGAGATCCGCGCCAAGGAACAGAAGCAGGCCCAGCTGATCCATTCCCAAAAAATGGATGCGTTAGGACAACTGGCGGGCGGCATCGCCCACGACTTCAACAACCTGCTCAGCGTGATCCTCGGCTATTCGACCGATCCTATGAATGTGGTCAGTCCGCGGCAGGCGGCCGACAACCTGGGAAAGATCGAAAAGGCCGCGCGCCGCGGCAGCGAAGTCATCCGGCGCCTGCTTTCCCTCAGCCGCAGTCCCGGACTCGCCGTCACCTTCGAAGCGGGCGCGGTGCTGAACGAACTGGCGCCGCTGGTGCGATCGTTGTTCAACAAGAGAACCCGTGTGCTCCTCGACCTTCCGGACAGGCCTTTCCTCGTCCGCATGGACCGGCACGAGTTCGAACTGGCGATCCTCAACATCGCGGGCAATGCCCGCGATGCCATGCCCGAGGACGGCACGTTCAAGTTGGCCATCGACAGGCAGGGAACGCGCGTAACGGTGAGGCTCACCGACACCGGGCACGGCATGGCGCCGGAAGTCAGCGCGCGGATTTTCGAGCCGTTCTATACCACCAAACCCGAAGGCATCGGTACCGGGATCGGAATGGCGGTGGTTTACCAATCGATCACCGAAGCGGGAGGCACCGTCAAGGTGGAAAGCAGCGCTGCCGATGGCACCACCATACTCATCGACCTTCCCGACGCCGGACAAGAAACCCATCCGACGCCGGCGACTATTTCCGGTCGCCCGAGCTTCTCCCGGTGA
- a CDS encoding ligand-binding sensor domain-containing protein — protein MRKHRVLDPRMRCPRDNTKTAWFRLAVRRLMVFASVLVCAGSPAASAETAPLSEYQSIVRNYGPEDGFSQNDVSALLQGRDGYLWVGTFGGLVRFDGDKFTTLRAVRGNPARRDPTDTGGPGSNRIMALREDADGRIWIGTEDGGLSLYDRGRFRQLPICGGTCGVRALSPQVAGTLWVATDRGVFRIATDTLRAMPIRSQTTGVYADIAIAKDGRVYLTGPGKRMGVVAGEDIVPVPLPQGVTTAGQMAAVGDHIWIETDAGFYRFDPVQASWTLKPVEPILHLLESPDGLWISTQSGKLLRADPSGELRPFPGLPAMLVNAFWRDREGVLWIGSAEKGLWSVQASKAMLRNNVDNLLLFGGSARAVAGDGMGGTWLGFACGGIRHRLEDGTYETPRASIVSKNECITSLLHDTGGNLWIGTGYAGLLRIADGVKEAVPLKPGVFNLQIWQSDDGEYWLAADGHTFKVRKTDAGTFVLSQPVAALEGLTVRKMVAARKGGVWFVGDHGASRLDKDRIVERWTPEQGLSSRFARSLYEDSRGVLWIGTYGGGLNRIENGRITHYDESNGLFDDAVSCILADRSGHLWLGGNRGISVLPEAAQRGGKFETIPFAVSSGSVSFELNGGTQSACYQDAKGHLWFALVKGFAEIDPAKLDEVSTLRPKTHIERVASAGLKHDPLKTVVLDASVRPLEIEYTAINLTSPDQLSFRYRMSGVGPQWTDAGATRSIIFQNVPWGDHVFEVQARNRGGSWSPSATLRISRPIPWYQRQWLWPLVALLALLTLMWRTRERNPSGRHDARLSRITGRSSGDRK, from the coding sequence ATGCGCAAACACCGAGTACTCGACCCGCGCATGCGATGTCCGCGCGACAACACGAAGACGGCATGGTTCCGCCTTGCGGTACGGCGTTTGATGGTGTTCGCGTCCGTTCTCGTATGCGCGGGCAGCCCGGCCGCATCCGCTGAAACGGCGCCGCTTTCCGAATACCAGAGCATCGTCCGCAACTACGGGCCCGAGGACGGCTTCTCCCAAAACGACGTCAGCGCGCTTTTGCAGGGTCGCGACGGCTATTTGTGGGTCGGAACTTTCGGCGGATTGGTGCGGTTCGACGGCGACAAGTTCACCACGCTCCGCGCGGTTCGCGGCAATCCTGCCCGGCGCGATCCGACGGACACGGGCGGCCCCGGCAGCAACCGCATCATGGCGCTGCGCGAAGATGCCGACGGCCGTATCTGGATAGGGACCGAAGACGGCGGCCTGAGCCTCTACGATCGCGGACGCTTCAGGCAACTTCCGATCTGCGGCGGAACCTGTGGGGTGCGCGCGCTCTCGCCTCAGGTCGCCGGAACCCTATGGGTGGCCACCGACCGGGGTGTATTCCGCATAGCGACGGACACGCTTCGGGCGATGCCCATCAGGAGCCAAACAACCGGGGTTTATGCCGATATCGCGATCGCGAAGGACGGCCGTGTCTATTTGACCGGGCCGGGAAAACGCATGGGGGTGGTGGCAGGCGAAGACATCGTCCCCGTTCCGCTCCCGCAAGGCGTCACTACGGCGGGGCAGATGGCTGCGGTGGGGGACCATATCTGGATCGAGACCGATGCCGGGTTTTATCGATTCGATCCCGTGCAGGCTTCGTGGACGCTGAAGCCCGTCGAGCCGATCCTGCATTTACTGGAATCCCCGGACGGACTTTGGATATCCACCCAATCGGGGAAGCTGCTGCGTGCCGATCCTTCGGGCGAATTGCGGCCTTTCCCGGGCCTCCCCGCGATGCTGGTCAATGCATTCTGGCGCGATCGCGAGGGCGTCCTCTGGATAGGCAGCGCCGAAAAAGGTTTGTGGAGCGTGCAAGCCAGTAAGGCGATGCTACGGAACAATGTCGACAATCTTTTGCTGTTCGGAGGGTCGGCACGGGCGGTGGCCGGCGACGGCATGGGCGGTACTTGGCTTGGTTTCGCCTGCGGCGGCATTCGTCATCGCCTCGAAGACGGAACCTACGAAACGCCGCGCGCCTCCATCGTAAGCAAAAACGAATGCATCACCAGCTTGCTGCACGACACCGGCGGCAATTTGTGGATAGGCACCGGATACGCGGGATTACTGCGGATCGCCGACGGGGTGAAGGAGGCGGTCCCGCTGAAGCCGGGTGTATTCAATCTGCAGATTTGGCAGTCCGACGACGGCGAATACTGGCTGGCCGCCGATGGGCATACCTTCAAAGTCCGCAAAACGGACGCTGGGACGTTCGTTCTCTCGCAACCTGTTGCGGCATTGGAAGGCCTCACCGTCAGGAAAATGGTCGCCGCCCGCAAGGGAGGCGTGTGGTTCGTGGGAGATCATGGCGCGTCGCGTCTGGATAAGGACCGGATCGTGGAGCGCTGGACGCCCGAGCAGGGCTTGTCGAGCCGTTTTGCCCGCTCCCTATACGAGGACAGCCGCGGTGTCTTGTGGATCGGCACCTATGGCGGCGGCCTGAACCGGATCGAGAACGGCAGGATTACCCACTACGATGAGAGCAACGGTTTGTTCGACGATGCCGTCTCGTGCATCCTCGCCGATCGGTCGGGACACCTGTGGCTGGGCGGGAATCGCGGCATTTCCGTTCTGCCGGAGGCGGCGCAGCGCGGCGGCAAGTTCGAGACCATACCCTTCGCCGTCAGTTCCGGATCGGTGTCGTTCGAACTCAATGGCGGGACGCAGTCCGCCTGCTACCAGGATGCGAAGGGGCATCTTTGGTTCGCATTGGTGAAGGGATTCGCCGAGATAGATCCCGCCAAGCTCGACGAGGTATCGACACTTCGGCCGAAGACGCACATCGAGCGCGTAGCAAGCGCCGGCCTGAAGCACGATCCGCTCAAGACCGTCGTGCTCGACGCTTCGGTACGGCCGCTGGAAATCGAATATACCGCCATCAATCTCACCAGCCCGGATCAGCTGAGTTTCCGCTACCGCATGTCAGGCGTCGGTCCGCAGTGGACCGACGCCGGCGCTACCCGGAGCATCATTTTCCAGAACGTGCCGTGGGGCGACCATGTGTTCGAGGTGCAAGCGCGGAATCGGGGCGGATCCTGGTCGCCGTCGGCGACGCTGAGGATCTCGCGGCCCATTCCCTGGTATCAGCGCCAATGGCTCTGGCCTTTGGTCGCGTTGCTGGCGTTGCTGACATTGATGTGGCGTACCCGCGAACGCAACCCGTCCGGCAGGCACGACGCGCGCTTGAGCCGCATCACCGGGAGAAGCTCGGGCGACCGGAAATAG
- a CDS encoding SDR family oxidoreductase, with protein sequence MASSNEMSGKVVVVTGGFGVLGQAAAAAAQAAGARVASIDRGPRPPGLPDAGLSLPDVDLSDFAAAEKAFAQIGEAFGRVDALFNIAGAFEWHTVADAGSDVWENLFRANVLTAVGASKAALPLMPAGGAIVNIAAAAASARAAKGMAPYTAAKSGVLRFTESLAEELKPRGIRVNSVSPTTIDTPRNRADMPDADTRGWIPPAELAKVLLYLVSGDAKPVTGANLRVGS encoded by the coding sequence ATGGCCAGTTCCAACGAGATGTCCGGCAAGGTGGTGGTCGTCACCGGCGGATTCGGCGTATTGGGCCAGGCGGCCGCCGCGGCGGCGCAAGCGGCCGGCGCGCGTGTGGCGTCGATCGATCGCGGTCCGCGTCCTCCCGGCCTGCCCGACGCCGGGCTGTCGCTGCCGGATGTGGATCTGTCCGATTTCGCCGCAGCCGAGAAGGCGTTCGCGCAAATCGGCGAGGCCTTCGGCCGCGTCGATGCTTTGTTCAATATCGCCGGCGCCTTCGAATGGCATACCGTTGCCGACGCCGGCAGCGACGTGTGGGAGAACCTGTTCCGCGCCAACGTGCTGACCGCGGTCGGCGCGAGCAAGGCGGCGCTGCCGCTGATGCCGGCCGGCGGCGCTATCGTCAACATCGCCGCCGCCGCGGCTTCGGCGCGAGCGGCCAAGGGCATGGCGCCCTACACCGCCGCCAAGTCCGGCGTGCTGCGTTTCACCGAGAGCCTGGCCGAAGAACTCAAACCGCGCGGCATCCGCGTCAACTCGGTATCGCCGACCACGATCGACACGCCGCGCAATCGCGCCGACATGCCCGATGCCGATACCCGCGGCTGGATTCCGCCGGCCGAACTGGCCAAGGTACTGCTCTATCTGGTGTCCGGCGACGCCAAACCGGTGACCGGCGCCAACCTGCGCGTCGGCAGCTAG
- a CDS encoding assimilatory sulfite reductase (NADPH) flavoprotein subunit, with translation MSSTVAPLFPTPLADDKAELLVRLTEGLDSERLWWLSGYVAGLARAGGAPARALQLAAQTEAPPAAQLTIVYGSQTGNAKRLAEGLAQQAQDAGVPVRLLRADAYATRELKQERYLYLVVSTQGDGDPPDDARGLVEFIAGKRAPPLKQLKYAVLGLGDSSYPQFCAVGNRLDQRLAELGATRLFERGEADLDIDAVAAPWLQRALDAARDAWKAAPPLATVTPLRVAGAEPAATRERPFAAELLANQRIALGDKDIRHIELSLGDSGLRYEPGDALGVWPRNSATLVDAILALLALDGDAEISHAGLSLPLRDWLGEKRELTRLARPFVAAHAQRSGDADLQALLAAENAAAFGRWREGRQVIDLLRQYRAGWSGDALVEALRPLTPRLYSIASSQKAVGDEAHLTVAHVEYASGDGDPRWGVASHLLATSGEGASLPVYIERNERFRLPADDSRDAIMIGPGTGVAPFRGFVQERAAIGAGGRHWLFFGNPHFRRDFLYQLEWQRAFKAGQLQRLDLAFSRDTAAKIYVQHRLRERGRELYDWLEGGAHLYVCGAIAMGKDVHAALRDIVAAHSGRSDEDAEDYLDGLQRQGRYARDVY, from the coding sequence ATGTCGTCCACCGTCGCACCGCTGTTCCCCACGCCGCTCGCCGATGACAAGGCGGAATTGCTGGTGCGGCTGACGGAGGGGCTGGATAGCGAACGGCTGTGGTGGCTGTCGGGCTACGTCGCTGGCCTGGCGCGCGCCGGTGGCGCGCCGGCGCGCGCCTTGCAACTGGCCGCGCAAACCGAAGCTCCACCGGCCGCGCAACTGACCATCGTCTACGGCAGCCAGACCGGCAACGCCAAGCGCTTGGCGGAAGGCCTGGCGCAACAGGCGCAAGACGCGGGCGTGCCCGTGCGCTTGTTGCGCGCCGACGCCTACGCCACGCGCGAGCTGAAACAGGAACGCTATCTCTACCTGGTCGTCAGCACCCAGGGCGACGGCGATCCACCGGACGATGCGCGCGGCCTGGTCGAATTCATCGCCGGCAAGCGCGCGCCGCCGCTCAAGCAACTCAAGTACGCGGTGCTTGGCCTGGGCGATTCCAGCTATCCGCAGTTCTGCGCGGTCGGCAATCGCCTCGACCAGCGCCTGGCCGAACTGGGCGCCACGCGCCTGTTCGAACGCGGCGAAGCCGATCTGGACATCGATGCCGTGGCCGCGCCGTGGCTGCAGCGCGCGTTGGATGCCGCCCGCGATGCATGGAAGGCCGCGCCGCCGCTCGCCACCGTCACGCCATTGCGCGTCGCCGGCGCAGAGCCGGCCGCAACGCGCGAACGGCCGTTCGCCGCCGAGTTGCTGGCCAACCAGCGCATCGCGCTCGGCGACAAGGACATCCGCCACATCGAACTGTCGCTAGGCGATTCCGGCTTGCGTTACGAACCGGGCGATGCGCTCGGCGTCTGGCCGCGCAATTCCGCAACGCTGGTGGATGCGATCCTGGCGCTGCTGGCGCTGGACGGCGACGCCGAAATCTCGCATGCCGGACTATCCCTGCCCTTGCGCGACTGGCTCGGCGAGAAGCGCGAACTGACCAGACTTGCGCGGCCTTTCGTCGCCGCCCACGCGCAGCGCTCGGGCGACGCGGACTTGCAGGCCTTGCTGGCCGCAGAGAACGCCGCCGCCTTCGGACGTTGGCGAGAGGGGCGGCAGGTGATCGATCTGCTGCGGCAATACCGCGCCGGCTGGTCCGGCGATGCGCTGGTCGAGGCCCTGCGGCCGCTGACGCCGCGGCTGTACTCGATCGCCTCCAGCCAGAAAGCCGTCGGCGACGAAGCGCACCTGACCGTGGCCCATGTCGAATACGCCAGCGGCGATGGCGATCCGCGCTGGGGCGTCGCATCCCATCTGCTGGCGACGAGCGGAGAAGGCGCTTCGCTGCCGGTCTACATCGAGCGCAACGAGCGTTTCCGCCTGCCCGCCGACGATTCGCGCGACGCGATCATGATCGGCCCGGGCACCGGCGTCGCGCCGTTCCGCGGCTTCGTGCAGGAACGCGCCGCCATCGGCGCCGGCGGCCGTCACTGGCTTTTCTTCGGCAATCCGCATTTCCGCCGCGATTTCCTCTACCAGCTGGAGTGGCAGCGCGCGTTCAAGGCCGGACAGCTGCAGCGCCTTGACTTGGCTTTTTCCCGCGACACTGCCGCGAAGATCTACGTGCAGCATCGCCTGCGCGAACGCGGCCGCGAGCTGTACGACTGGCTCGAAGGCGGCGCGCACCTCTACGTCTGCGGCGCGATCGCGATGGGCAAGGACGTGCACGCTGCGCTGCGCGATATCGTCGCCGCGCACAGCGGACGCAGCGACGAAGACGCCGAAGATTATCTCGACGGCTTGCAACGGCAGGGCCGTTACGCCCGGGACGTGTACTGA
- the cysI gene encoding assimilatory sulfite reductase (NADPH) hemoprotein subunit, with protein MSAVESIKQASRRLRGSLLQSLADPVTGALQEDDQTLIKYHGSYQQDDRDAREQRRLAKLEPAYSFMIRTRTPGGVVTPAQWLKLDAIATTFAERGLRITTRQAFQFHGVVKTGLKATMQAINAALIDTLAACGDVNRNVAVAANPRQSRIHAAVYAQAAALSAHLLPNTRAYYEIWLDEERVAGSGEESEPIYGSAYLPRKFKIGFAVPPYNDIDVFAQDLGFIAIVEDGELRGYNVSIGGGMGATHGDPETYPRLGDAIGFVAPEQVIAVAEAVVTAQRDYGNRAVRKRARLKYTIDDRGLDWFKTEVERRAGFSLPPPRPFAFRHNGDRFGWVESEDGLAHLTLRIPAGRIVDGALDGRGESVRHLSGLREIARLLDADGGAAEFRLTPNQNLVIAGVNADARDAIDALAAQYGLDGHRSASPLRRHALACVALPTCGLAMAEAERYLPDFVSKVEALLARHGIADAPIHLRISGCPNGCSRPYLGEIALVGKAPGRYNLMLGADHRGQRLNALYRENIDEAQILAALDPLFARYAGDRRPDERFGDFLVRNAIVEIPERSARKNIPIERIVAETGP; from the coding sequence ATGAGCGCGGTAGAAAGCATCAAGCAAGCAAGCCGCCGGCTGCGCGGCTCCCTGCTGCAGAGCCTGGCCGATCCGGTCACCGGCGCGCTGCAGGAAGACGACCAGACGCTGATCAAATACCACGGCAGCTACCAGCAAGACGACCGCGATGCGCGCGAGCAGCGCCGCCTGGCCAAGCTCGAGCCCGCCTACAGTTTCATGATCCGCACCCGCACGCCGGGCGGCGTGGTGACGCCGGCGCAGTGGCTCAAACTCGACGCCATCGCCACCACGTTCGCCGAACGCGGCCTGCGCATCACCACGCGCCAGGCTTTCCAGTTCCACGGCGTGGTCAAGACCGGACTGAAGGCGACGATGCAGGCGATCAACGCCGCCCTGATCGACACGCTCGCCGCCTGCGGCGACGTCAACCGCAACGTGGCGGTGGCGGCCAATCCGCGGCAATCGCGGATCCATGCTGCGGTGTACGCGCAAGCCGCGGCCCTGTCCGCGCACCTGCTGCCCAATACCCGCGCCTATTACGAAATCTGGCTGGACGAGGAACGGGTGGCCGGCAGCGGCGAGGAAAGCGAGCCGATCTACGGCAGCGCCTATCTGCCGCGCAAGTTCAAGATCGGTTTCGCCGTACCGCCCTACAACGACATCGATGTGTTCGCGCAGGATCTGGGTTTCATCGCCATAGTCGAAGACGGCGAACTGCGCGGCTACAACGTCAGCATCGGCGGCGGCATGGGCGCGACGCACGGCGATCCCGAAACCTATCCGCGCCTGGGCGATGCGATCGGTTTCGTGGCGCCCGAACAGGTGATCGCCGTCGCCGAGGCGGTGGTCACCGCGCAACGCGATTACGGCAACCGCGCCGTGCGCAAGCGCGCCCGGCTCAAGTACACCATCGACGACCGCGGTTTGGATTGGTTCAAAACGGAAGTCGAACGGCGCGCCGGTTTCTCCCTGCCTCCGCCGCGTCCGTTCGCCTTCCGCCATAACGGCGACCGCTTCGGCTGGGTAGAGAGCGAGGACGGGCTTGCGCACCTGACCTTGCGGATTCCGGCCGGCCGCATCGTCGACGGCGCGCTCGACGGCCGCGGCGAAAGCGTCCGCCATCTCAGCGGATTGCGGGAAATCGCGCGCCTGCTCGATGCGGACGGCGGCGCCGCCGAATTCCGCCTGACGCCGAACCAAAACCTGGTTATCGCCGGCGTGAATGCCGATGCGCGCGATGCGATCGACGCGCTGGCGGCGCAATACGGCCTCGACGGCCACCGCAGCGCCAGCCCGCTGCGCCGGCACGCCCTCGCCTGCGTGGCGTTGCCCACCTGCGGCCTGGCGATGGCCGAAGCGGAGCGCTACCTGCCGGACTTCGTCTCCAAAGTCGAAGCCTTGCTGGCGCGGCACGGCATCGCCGACGCGCCGATCCATCTGCGCATCAGCGGCTGCCCGAACGGTTGCTCGCGGCCGTATCTGGGCGAGATCGCCCTGGTCGGCAAGGCGCCCGGCCGCTACAACCTGATGCTCGGCGCGGATCACCGCGGGCAGCGGCTCAATGCGCTGTATCGCGAAAACATCGACGAGGCGCAGATCCTGGCCGCCCTCGATCCGCTGTTCGCCCGCTACGCCGGCGACCGTCGGCCGGACGAACGTTTCGGCGACTTCCTGGTCCGCAACGCGATCGTCGAAATTCCAGAGCGCAGCGCCCGCAAGAACATTCCCATCGAACGCATCGTTGCCGAGACAGGTCCATGA
- a CDS encoding phosphoadenylyl-sulfate reductase — MTPPDPLTAAESAQALAELNRWLSQRSAEERVAWALENTAGAHALSSSFGAQSAVSLHLVTRLRADLPVVLVDTGYLFPETYRFIDALGERLALNLKVYRPQIGIAWMEARLGRIWEQGVEGIDRYNRLRKVEPMQRALKELGVRTWIAGLRRSQTRARAGIDFIELRDGRWKLHPLADWSDRDVWDYLRKHDLPYHPLWHDGYVSIGDVHTTRRLEPGMSEEDTRFFGLKRECGLHFDDGIAA; from the coding sequence ATGACGCCGCCCGATCCGCTCACCGCCGCCGAATCCGCGCAGGCGCTGGCCGAACTCAACCGCTGGCTCTCGCAGCGCAGCGCCGAAGAACGCGTCGCGTGGGCGTTGGAAAACACCGCCGGCGCGCATGCGCTGTCGTCCAGCTTCGGCGCTCAGTCAGCGGTGTCGCTGCATCTGGTGACACGACTGCGGGCCGATCTTCCGGTGGTCCTGGTCGATACCGGCTATCTGTTTCCCGAAACCTATCGCTTCATCGACGCGCTCGGCGAACGGCTGGCACTCAATCTCAAGGTTTACCGTCCGCAGATCGGCATCGCCTGGATGGAAGCGCGGCTGGGGCGGATCTGGGAACAGGGCGTGGAGGGCATCGACCGCTATAACCGCCTGCGCAAAGTCGAGCCGATGCAACGCGCCTTGAAGGAGCTTGGCGTACGCACCTGGATAGCGGGCCTGCGCCGCAGCCAGACGCGCGCCCGCGCCGGCATCGATTTCATCGAACTGCGCGACGGTCGCTGGAAACTGCATCCCCTCGCCGACTGGAGCGACCGCGACGTATGGGATTACCTGCGCAAGCACGACCTGCCCTATCACCCGTTGTGGCATGACGGTTACGTCTCGATCGGCGACGTGCACACCACGCGCCGGCTCGAACCGGGCATGAGCGAGGAAGACACGCGCTTCTTCGGCCTCAAACGCGAATGCGGCTTGCATTTCGACGACGGCATCGCCGCCTGA
- a CDS encoding LysR family transcriptional regulator: MTLTQLRYLVAIADSGLNITLAAERVHATQPGLSKQLKQLEDELGFHLFVRKGRSLEGIAPAGERVLEHARRILDEAGNIRAYAANERGEHAGRLVLATTHTQARYVLPPLIAAVKREFPQVSVDLQAAADGEVLQRLARGDADLALISTAGAEPPGGLAVPLFRWRRLLLVPRAHPLASLGRAPTLAELAAHPLISYESSNQPDSSLQRTFAAEGVQPQVAMTARDANLIKTYVRAGLGAGLLAEMAVGTREDADLQVLPAPTALPECVTWAVIPRGRVLREYALTLLHGLAPQLDRRDLRRVLEGNQEADWPTPPYWVELSQPITV, from the coding sequence ATGACGCTCACGCAACTCCGCTATCTCGTCGCCATCGCTGACTCCGGACTCAACATCACGCTCGCCGCCGAGCGCGTGCACGCCACCCAGCCAGGCCTGTCCAAACAGCTCAAGCAATTGGAAGACGAACTCGGCTTCCATCTGTTCGTGCGCAAAGGGCGCAGCCTGGAAGGCATCGCGCCGGCCGGAGAGCGCGTGCTCGAGCACGCTCGCCGCATCCTGGACGAAGCCGGCAACATCCGTGCCTACGCCGCCAACGAGCGCGGCGAGCACGCCGGCCGGCTGGTGCTGGCGACCACGCACACGCAGGCCCGCTATGTATTGCCGCCGCTGATCGCCGCGGTGAAGCGCGAGTTCCCGCAAGTCAGCGTCGACCTGCAGGCGGCCGCCGACGGCGAAGTGCTGCAGCGTTTGGCGCGCGGCGATGCCGATCTGGCGCTGATCAGCACCGCCGGCGCCGAACCGCCCGGCGGATTGGCCGTGCCGCTGTTCCGGTGGCGGCGTTTGCTGCTGGTGCCGCGCGCGCATCCGCTGGCATCGTTGGGGCGCGCGCCCACGCTGGCCGAATTGGCGGCGCATCCGCTGATCAGCTACGAATCGTCCAATCAGCCCGATTCTTCGCTGCAGCGCACCTTCGCTGCGGAAGGCGTGCAGCCGCAGGTGGCGATGACCGCGCGCGACGCCAATCTGATCAAGACATATGTGCGCGCTGGCCTCGGCGCTGGTCTGCTCGCGGAAATGGCGGTCGGCACGCGCGAGGATGCCGATCTGCAGGTGCTGCCTGCACCGACGGCTTTGCCCGAATGCGTCACTTGGGCCGTGATCCCGCGTGGCCGCGTGCTGCGCGAGTATGCGTTGACGCTGCTGCACGGCCTGGCGCCGCAACTGGATCGCCGCGATCTTCGGCGCGTGCTGGAAGGCAACCAAGAAGCCGATTGGCCCACGCCGCCGTATTGGGTGGAGTTGAGCCAGCCGATCACGGTGTGA